In uncultured Methanobrevibacter sp., the following are encoded in one genomic region:
- the hjc gene encoding Holliday junction resolvase Hjc, with protein MAKKGSAEERDLVHKLWDRNFAAMRAPASGGATKRPLPDVLAGNGKFYLAIEVKTTTKDKIYIEEEQITALCEFSKIFGAKPYIGVRFKYTKWLFLEPKDTPRTRNGNYRVEKDYALEKGFEIDEIAGIDKQMKFE; from the coding sequence ATGGCAAAAAAAGGTTCTGCTGAAGAAAGGGATTTGGTACATAAACTGTGGGATAGGAATTTTGCAGCCATGAGGGCTCCGGCATCAGGAGGAGCTACTAAAAGGCCTTTACCAGATGTTTTAGCTGGAAATGGTAAATTTTATCTTGCTATTGAAGTTAAAACCACCACAAAGGATAAGATTTATATTGAGGAAGAACAGATCACTGCACTTTGTGAATTTTCAAAAATATTCGGTGCAAAACCATATATTGGAGTTAGGTTCAAATACACCAAATGGCTATTTTTAGAACCAAAGGATACTCCTAGAACTAGAAACGGAAATTATCGTGTAGAAAAGGATTATGCACTAGAAAAAGGTTTTGAAATTGATGAAATTGCAGGTATTGACAAGCAAATGAAATTTGAATAA